A genome region from Streptomyces xanthophaeus includes the following:
- a CDS encoding aldehyde dehydrogenase family protein has protein sequence MPPRYTDQWIGGAWVASDADGRLVVTDPATERALATVAAGTARDADLAARAAAAAFPRWAATPVRERTALLRRVVEAMEVRADRFAETITAEVGAPARMARQTHVGLSLGMAAHCVETAASYAFEERVGHSLVVREAAGVAACITPWNTPLLLTVQKILPALAAGCTVVHKPSEITPLHARLLAEAIAEADLPPGVFNMVVGTGAAVGTALVTHPLIDVVSLTGSTRAGREVSALGADTVKRVHLELGGKNASLVLDDADLAASVAATVDQMLFNTGQTCLQWSRLLVPRDRQDEAVRLAGEAMAGYVTGDPRDPATDLGPLVSAAAHARVTDHIRRGIDEGAGRLVRGGPDRPAGLDTGYYVQPTIFADVDPLSTIGQEEIFGPVLSVIPYDDEDQAVRIVNGTRYGLHGAVWSGDGARAERTARRFRSGLVDVNGGQFNPAAPFGGFKQSGIGRECGAAGLEAFLETKSMQLPQGTGGQVVGPRLRATAAARPADTERNDG, from the coding sequence CTGCCGCCCCGTTACACCGACCAGTGGATCGGCGGCGCCTGGGTGGCCTCCGACGCCGACGGCCGCCTGGTCGTCACCGACCCCGCCACCGAGCGCGCCCTGGCCACCGTGGCCGCGGGCACCGCCCGGGACGCCGACCTCGCCGCGCGCGCCGCGGCGGCCGCCTTCCCGCGCTGGGCCGCCACGCCGGTGCGTGAACGCACGGCCCTGCTCCGCCGGGTCGTCGAGGCCATGGAGGTCCGCGCCGACCGCTTCGCCGAGACCATCACCGCCGAGGTCGGGGCGCCCGCCCGGATGGCCCGCCAGACCCATGTCGGGCTCTCCCTCGGCATGGCGGCGCACTGCGTCGAGACCGCCGCCTCCTACGCCTTCGAGGAGCGCGTCGGCCATTCGCTCGTCGTGCGCGAGGCCGCCGGGGTGGCCGCCTGCATCACCCCGTGGAACACCCCGCTGCTGCTCACCGTGCAGAAGATCCTCCCCGCGCTCGCGGCCGGCTGCACGGTCGTGCACAAGCCGAGCGAGATCACCCCGCTGCACGCCCGGCTGCTCGCCGAGGCGATCGCCGAGGCCGATCTGCCGCCCGGCGTCTTCAACATGGTCGTCGGCACCGGCGCCGCCGTCGGCACCGCGCTCGTCACCCACCCGCTGATCGACGTGGTCTCCCTGACCGGTTCCACCCGGGCCGGCCGCGAGGTCTCCGCGCTCGGCGCCGACACCGTCAAGCGCGTGCACCTCGAACTCGGCGGGAAGAACGCGAGCCTCGTCCTCGACGACGCCGACCTGGCCGCTTCCGTGGCCGCCACCGTCGACCAGATGCTCTTCAACACGGGCCAGACCTGCCTGCAGTGGAGCCGGCTGCTGGTACCGAGGGACCGGCAGGACGAGGCCGTACGGCTCGCCGGCGAGGCCATGGCCGGGTACGTGACCGGCGACCCGCGCGACCCCGCGACCGACCTCGGCCCCCTGGTCTCCGCCGCCGCGCACGCCCGCGTCACGGACCACATCAGGCGCGGCATCGACGAGGGCGCCGGCCGGCTGGTCCGCGGCGGCCCCGACCGGCCCGCCGGCCTGGACACCGGCTACTACGTCCAGCCGACGATCTTCGCGGACGTGGACCCGCTGAGCACGATCGGCCAGGAGGAGATCTTCGGGCCGGTGCTCTCGGTCATCCCCTACGACGACGAGGACCAGGCGGTCCGGATCGTCAACGGGACCCGCTACGGGCTGCACGGCGCGGTCTGGTCCGGCGACGGCGCCCGCGCCGAACGGACGGCCCGGCGCTTCCGGTCCGGCCTGGTCGACGTGAACGGCGGCCAGTTCAACCCGGCCGCCCCGTTCGGCGGGTTCAAGCAGTCCGGGATCGGGCGCGAATGCGGCGCCGCCGGGCTGGAGGCCTTCCTGGAGACCAAGTCGATGCAGCTCCCGCAGGGCACGGGAGGCCAGGTGGTCGGCCCGCGCCTGCGGGCCACCGCGGCCGCCCGCCCGGCGGACACCGAGAGGAACGACGGATGA
- a CDS encoding HAD family hydrolase: MITVIFDLDGTLVDSEPNYYESGRRTLERHGVPDFTWEQHSRFIGIGTLETLEILRERYGIRAPVEQLLAEQNAAYLELARTRTEVFPQMRKLVERLRTEGAAMAVASGSSLEAIDAVLSGTGLDALLTTVVSAEEVAHGKPAPDVFLEAARRLGAEPADCVVVEDAAPGARAAHAAGMACVAVPYTPDIAGDPAFASAGLLFPGGHREFSADAAYDWLAAHRTA, from the coding sequence ATGATCACCGTCATATTCGATCTCGACGGCACCCTCGTGGACAGCGAGCCGAACTACTACGAGTCCGGGCGGCGCACCCTTGAGCGGCACGGCGTCCCCGATTTCACGTGGGAGCAGCACTCCCGCTTCATCGGCATCGGCACGCTGGAGACCCTGGAGATCCTGCGGGAGCGGTACGGGATCCGGGCACCGGTCGAGCAGCTGCTCGCCGAGCAGAACGCCGCCTACCTGGAGCTGGCCCGCACCCGGACCGAGGTCTTCCCGCAGATGAGGAAGCTGGTCGAGCGGCTGCGCACCGAGGGCGCTGCGATGGCGGTGGCCTCCGGCTCCTCGCTCGAGGCGATCGACGCGGTGCTGTCGGGCACCGGACTGGACGCACTGCTGACGACGGTGGTCTCCGCCGAGGAGGTCGCGCACGGCAAGCCCGCTCCGGACGTGTTCCTGGAGGCGGCCCGCCGGCTGGGCGCCGAGCCCGCCGACTGCGTGGTCGTCGAGGACGCGGCGCCCGGGGCGCGGGCCGCGCACGCCGCGGGCATGGCCTGCGTGGCGGTCCCGTACACCCCGGACATCGCCGGGGACCCGGCCTTCGCCTCCGCCGGGCTCCTCTTCCCGGGCGGCCATCGGGAGTTCAGCGCGGACGCGGCGTACGACTGGCTGGCCGCACACCGGACCGCGTAG
- a CDS encoding universal stress protein, with protein sequence MSVVLGYDESPGAERALEVALEVATAFGEPLVLVYGAAAPGATGEESRAHREAVRQAGRSALAHAVEEADAAGVPSTVEVADEKPAQALLDAAERHRARVIIVGSWGDSPMRGALLGSTPHKLLHLSPIPVLCVPTGPEGA encoded by the coding sequence ATGTCCGTGGTCCTCGGATACGACGAATCACCCGGCGCGGAACGGGCCCTGGAAGTGGCGCTGGAGGTGGCCACGGCCTTCGGCGAGCCCCTCGTCCTCGTCTACGGCGCCGCCGCCCCGGGTGCCACCGGCGAGGAGTCCCGCGCCCACCGCGAAGCCGTCCGCCAGGCGGGCCGCAGTGCGCTGGCGCACGCCGTCGAGGAGGCCGACGCGGCCGGGGTGCCCTCCACGGTCGAGGTGGCCGACGAGAAACCCGCGCAGGCCCTGCTGGACGCCGCCGAACGCCACCGGGCCCGCGTCATCATCGTCGGCAGCTGGGGCGACAGCCCGATGCGCGGTGCGCTGCTCGGCTCCACCCCGCACAAGCTCCTGCACCTGTCGCCGATCCCGGTGCTGTGCGTACCGACCGGGCCGGAGGGCGCCTGA
- a CDS encoding histidine phosphatase family protein, with the protein MSDLLLVRHGETAWSANGRHTGRTDLPLTASGVEEAISLAPFFRDRQPALVLTSPLRRAVATAELAGLTGGQADPDLYEWDYGGYEGVTTAEIQETVPDWSLWTHGVPPGDAEHPGESAAQVGARADRALDRVAPVLRADGGNVVLVAHGHFLRVLTARYLRLEPEHGRLFLLRTGTVSVLSTEHGLPVIAGWNTRP; encoded by the coding sequence ATGAGTGACCTGTTGCTGGTGAGGCACGGCGAGACCGCCTGGAGCGCGAACGGGCGCCACACGGGACGCACCGACCTGCCGCTCACCGCGAGCGGGGTCGAGGAGGCCATCTCGCTGGCCCCTTTCTTCCGGGACCGGCAGCCGGCCCTGGTCCTGACGAGCCCGCTGCGCCGGGCCGTCGCCACCGCCGAGCTCGCCGGGCTCACCGGCGGGCAGGCCGACCCCGACCTGTACGAATGGGACTACGGCGGCTACGAAGGGGTCACCACCGCGGAGATCCAGGAGACCGTCCCGGACTGGTCCCTGTGGACCCATGGCGTTCCGCCCGGCGACGCCGAGCACCCCGGCGAGAGCGCCGCCCAGGTGGGCGCCCGCGCCGACCGGGCCCTGGACCGCGTCGCCCCCGTGCTCCGCGCGGACGGCGGCAACGTGGTGCTCGTCGCCCACGGCCACTTCCTGCGCGTCCTCACCGCCCGCTACCTGCGGCTGGAGCCCGAGCACGGGCGGCTGTTCCTGCTGCGCACGGGCACCGTCAGCGTGCTCTCCACGGAGCACGGCCTCCCGGTGATCGCCGGCTGGAACACCCGCCCCTGA
- a CDS encoding AfsR/SARP family transcriptional regulator, with product MTTAANGTAGPAVRVRFLGDFELTVNGTPVQRWRAGKARGLFQYLVVHRGQMLTRDRLYASLWPGADAAAGSSLKVAAHALRRVLDAHPDRPGDSGIRLVYRDFGYVLHITGLWSDLDRFQELVHTGLRAAAAGDAPLARTRLRAAIGLYGGEFLRGESADWVVEQREYLRALALRALGVLRADAEAREDFVELIEVCKRTLEIDRHHEETYRALMAAHGRRGELACVRRWYELCARRMRDELAVAPGHETQRLLDALIPAAARARAASAPAPVSAVTGAPPATVRALRPAARRAGTPAGTPAWSPDARTTALARPVRRARPDNRAAAALARAADQATA from the coding sequence ATGACCACCGCAGCGAACGGGACGGCGGGGCCGGCGGTACGGGTCCGCTTCCTGGGCGACTTCGAGCTGACCGTCAACGGCACCCCCGTCCAGCGCTGGCGGGCCGGCAAGGCCCGTGGCCTGTTCCAGTACCTCGTGGTCCACCGCGGCCAGATGCTCACCCGCGACCGGCTCTACGCCTCCCTGTGGCCAGGCGCCGACGCCGCCGCGGGCAGCTCCCTGAAGGTCGCCGCCCACGCACTGCGCCGGGTGCTCGACGCCCACCCCGACCGCCCCGGCGACTCCGGGATCCGGCTGGTCTACCGGGACTTCGGCTACGTCCTGCACATCACCGGGCTGTGGTCCGACCTCGACCGCTTCCAGGAACTGGTGCACACCGGCCTGCGCGCCGCAGCGGCCGGCGACGCCCCGCTCGCCCGCACCCGGCTGCGGGCGGCGATCGGTCTCTACGGCGGCGAGTTCCTGCGCGGCGAGAGCGCCGACTGGGTCGTCGAACAGCGCGAGTACCTCAGGGCGCTCGCGCTGCGGGCCCTGGGAGTGCTGCGCGCCGACGCCGAGGCGCGCGAGGACTTCGTGGAGCTGATCGAGGTCTGCAAGCGCACCCTGGAGATCGACCGCCACCACGAGGAGACCTACCGCGCGCTGATGGCCGCGCACGGCCGGCGCGGTGAACTCGCCTGCGTCCGGCGCTGGTACGAACTGTGCGCCCGCCGGATGCGCGACGAGCTGGCCGTGGCACCCGGCCACGAGACCCAGCGGCTGCTGGATGCCCTGATCCCGGCCGCGGCGCGCGCCCGGGCCGCCTCCGCCCCCGCCCCCGTCTCCGCCGTGACCGGAGCCCCGCCCGCCACCGTCCGCGCGCTGCGTCCGGCGGCGCGCCGGGCCGGGACTCCCGCCGGCACCCCCGCCTGGAGCCCGGACGCCCGTACGACCGCCCTGGCCCGCCCCGTGCGGCGGGCCAGGCCCGACAACCGGGCCGCGGCCGCCCTGGCGCGCGCGGCCGACCAGGCGACCGCGTGA
- a CDS encoding Lrp/AsnC family transcriptional regulator has translation MAVDELDTRILRLLIEQPRTSVREYARILGVARGTLQARLDRLERTGVITGTGPVLSPAALGHPVLAFVHIEVTQGHLDEVGDALAAVPEIIEAFSITGGGDLLTRVAARDNGHLEDVIQRLIQLPGVVRTRTEVALRERVPHRLLPLVESVGRNAGKT, from the coding sequence GTGGCGGTGGACGAGCTCGACACCAGAATCCTGCGTCTGCTGATCGAGCAGCCGCGCACCAGTGTCCGCGAGTACGCCCGGATCCTCGGCGTGGCGCGCGGCACCCTGCAGGCACGGCTGGACCGGCTGGAGCGCACGGGCGTGATCACCGGAACCGGACCGGTGCTCTCCCCCGCCGCACTGGGCCATCCGGTGCTGGCGTTCGTGCACATCGAGGTCACCCAGGGCCATCTGGACGAGGTGGGTGACGCGCTGGCCGCCGTGCCCGAGATCATCGAAGCCTTCTCGATCACCGGCGGCGGGGACCTGCTGACCCGTGTGGCGGCCCGCGACAACGGGCATTTGGAGGACGTGATCCAGCGGCTGATCCAGCTCCCGGGCGTGGTCCGCACGCGTACGGAGGTGGCGCTGCGCGAGCGGGTGCCGCACCGGCTGCTGCCGCTGGTCGAATCCGTGGGCCGAAATGCCGGCAAAACCTGA
- a CDS encoding flavin reductase family protein: MPHRSVPHPAAPDDSAGVQPADLRPFMAAFPTGVSVVTTLDSDSVPHGLTCTSLASVALEPATLVVCIRAASPTLAVLLAEGHFALNLLHERARGTSDLFASGAPDRFDRVEWRLPLGAGGPHLTADAHAVADCAVVRTVGFGDHTAVFAEVRRVTVRDDRQPLLYGLRRYAPWSAAAAAPQPAAQPAPHRDLPGALRPAAPEGGTRVVR, translated from the coding sequence ATGCCCCACCGCTCCGTGCCCCATCCCGCCGCACCGGACGATTCGGCCGGGGTCCAGCCGGCGGACCTCCGTCCCTTCATGGCCGCCTTCCCGACCGGGGTGTCCGTCGTCACCACCCTGGATTCGGATTCCGTGCCGCACGGCCTCACCTGCACCTCCCTCGCGAGCGTCGCCCTCGAACCGGCGACGCTCGTGGTGTGCATACGGGCGGCGAGCCCGACCCTCGCGGTGCTGCTGGCCGAGGGCCACTTCGCCCTCAACCTGCTGCACGAGCGGGCCCGCGGCACCTCGGACCTGTTCGCCTCCGGGGCGCCCGACCGCTTCGACCGCGTCGAGTGGCGGCTGCCGCTGGGGGCGGGCGGACCGCACCTGACGGCGGACGCCCACGCCGTCGCGGACTGCGCCGTGGTCAGAACCGTCGGCTTCGGGGACCACACGGCCGTCTTCGCCGAAGTCCGGCGGGTGACCGTGCGCGACGACCGGCAGCCGCTGCTCTACGGGCTGCGCCGCTACGCCCCCTGGTCCGCGGCGGCCGCGGCTCCCCAGCCGGCCGCACAGCCGGCCCCGCACCGCGATCTGCCCGGGGCCCTGCGCCCCGCCGCGCCCGAAGGAGGTACCCGTGTCGTCCGTTGA
- a CDS encoding tryptophan halogenase family protein — protein sequence MTSSDTRLQKVVILGGGTAGWMTAAYLGKALQGTVDITVLEAPTIPRIGVGEATVPNLQRSFFDYLGIAEDEWMRECNASFKMAVRFVNWRTDGQGESTARELPGGGPDHFYHPFGLLPDYDQTPLSHYWFKRKYEGRTTEPFDYACFREPPVMDAMKAPRWLDGRPATRYAWHFDAQLVADFLRRFSTEKQGVNHVQDEMVRVEQDERGYVTTLHTKGGLALDADLFVDCSGFRGLLINQAMEEPFIDMSDHLLCDSAVATAVPHDDEANGVEPYTSAIAMSSGWAWKIPMLGRFGTGYVYSSKFTDQDTATREFADMWGLDPEVTKFNHIRFRVGRNRRAWVKNVVSIGLSSCFLEPLESTGIYFITAAIYQLAKHFPDKTFNDGLINSFNHEIEVMFDDTRDFIQAHFFYAPRNDTPFWQANKKLTLPDNIQQKISAYKAGLPINSPITDESTYYGNFEAEFRNFWTNGSYYCIFAGLGLEPDAPLPSLAHRPDSVASAEPLFDAVKRQQQNLLETLPSAYDYLRQLHGA from the coding sequence ATGACCAGCAGCGACACCCGGCTTCAGAAGGTCGTCATCCTGGGCGGCGGCACGGCCGGCTGGATGACGGCCGCATACCTCGGAAAGGCGCTGCAGGGAACGGTCGACATCACCGTGCTCGAAGCGCCGACGATCCCGCGCATCGGTGTCGGCGAGGCCACCGTGCCCAACCTGCAGCGCTCGTTCTTCGACTACCTGGGCATCGCCGAGGACGAGTGGATGCGGGAGTGCAACGCGAGCTTCAAGATGGCCGTGCGCTTCGTCAACTGGCGGACCGACGGGCAGGGCGAGTCGACGGCCCGCGAGCTGCCGGGCGGCGGTCCGGACCACTTCTACCACCCGTTCGGGCTGCTCCCCGACTACGACCAGACCCCGCTGTCGCACTACTGGTTCAAGCGGAAGTACGAGGGCCGCACCACCGAGCCGTTCGACTACGCCTGCTTCCGCGAGCCCCCGGTGATGGACGCGATGAAGGCCCCGCGCTGGCTCGACGGCCGGCCGGCCACCCGGTACGCCTGGCACTTCGACGCCCAGCTGGTGGCCGACTTCCTGCGCCGGTTCAGCACCGAGAAGCAGGGCGTGAACCACGTGCAGGACGAGATGGTGCGGGTCGAGCAGGACGAGCGCGGCTACGTGACCACCCTGCACACCAAGGGCGGACTGGCCCTGGACGCCGACCTGTTCGTGGACTGCTCGGGCTTCCGCGGCCTGCTCATCAACCAGGCGATGGAGGAGCCCTTCATCGACATGAGCGACCACCTGCTGTGCGACAGCGCGGTGGCGACGGCCGTCCCGCACGACGACGAGGCGAACGGCGTGGAGCCGTACACCTCGGCGATCGCCATGTCGTCCGGCTGGGCCTGGAAGATCCCCATGCTGGGGCGCTTCGGCACCGGCTACGTGTACTCCAGCAAGTTCACCGACCAGGACACCGCCACCCGCGAGTTCGCGGACATGTGGGGCCTGGACCCCGAGGTGACGAAGTTCAACCACATCCGTTTCCGCGTCGGCCGCAACCGCCGGGCGTGGGTGAAGAATGTCGTCAGCATCGGCCTGTCCTCCTGCTTCCTGGAGCCGCTGGAGTCGACGGGCATCTACTTCATCACCGCCGCGATCTACCAGCTGGCCAAGCACTTCCCGGACAAGACCTTCAACGACGGTCTGATCAACAGCTTCAACCACGAGATCGAGGTGATGTTCGACGACACCCGCGACTTCATCCAGGCGCACTTCTTCTACGCGCCGCGCAACGACACGCCGTTCTGGCAGGCCAACAAGAAGCTGACCCTCCCCGACAACATCCAGCAGAAGATCTCCGCCTACAAGGCCGGCCTGCCCATCAACTCGCCGATCACCGACGAGTCGACGTACTACGGCAACTTCGAGGCCGAGTTCCGCAACTTCTGGACGAACGGCAGCTACTACTGCATCTTCGCGGGCCTCGGCCTGGAGCCGGACGCCCCGCTGCCCTCCCTGGCGCACCGGCCGGACTCGGTGGCCAGTGCCGAACCCCTCTTCGACGCGGTCAAGCGCCAGCAGCAGAACCTGCTGGAGACGCTGCCCAGTGCCTACGACTACCTGCGCCAGCTGCACGGCGCGTAA
- a CDS encoding APC family permease, producing MGHDSYTDDGSAGAGPEGLDARLKANAIGFLDALVIGLNSTSPAYSLAAVLGPIVALVGIYAPGVMLASFVPMLLIAAAFYYLNKVDQDCGTTFSWVTRAMGPWAGWLGGWAIAMTGVLVIGSLADVAVHFGLLAFGLDSWAANAWIRQILTVVVILVMTGICVIGTELSAHLQDILILAQVFFLLAFAVVAIYRVYADTSTLDSIEPSLSWLNPFGAGGAALTGGLLLGVFMYWGWESAVNLTEEVENSATAPGKAGLWSTVILLVTYLSVGFAVVAYAGTVYLAENAAEEEAIFAVLAHEVMGGWDWMVLLAVCTSALASTQTTIIPASRTALSMARRHALPHRLAHIHPRFRTPDVSTWWVAAIAIGWYLVVNQISENALLDSLTALSLLIAFYYALTGLACAIYYRRHLFENLHNFLLIGLGPVVGAGLLAWLLVESIGDMSDPENSASGVSWFGLGPPLVIGIGIALVGVAVMCFWRIRDGRFWQERRGVVDPELVHAGKHRSIS from the coding sequence ATGGGTCACGACTCCTACACGGACGACGGCAGTGCGGGCGCCGGACCGGAGGGCCTGGACGCGAGGCTCAAGGCCAACGCGATCGGATTCCTCGACGCGCTCGTCATCGGCCTGAACTCCACCTCACCCGCCTACTCCCTGGCCGCCGTCCTCGGGCCGATCGTGGCGCTGGTAGGCATCTACGCACCGGGCGTGATGCTGGCCTCCTTCGTCCCGATGCTGCTCATCGCCGCCGCGTTCTACTACCTCAACAAGGTCGACCAGGACTGCGGGACGACCTTCTCGTGGGTCACCCGGGCCATGGGACCGTGGGCCGGCTGGCTCGGCGGCTGGGCCATCGCCATGACCGGCGTCCTCGTCATCGGCTCACTCGCGGACGTCGCCGTGCACTTCGGCCTGCTCGCCTTCGGACTCGACAGCTGGGCCGCCAACGCCTGGATCCGGCAGATCCTCACCGTCGTGGTGATCCTGGTCATGACCGGCATCTGCGTCATCGGCACCGAACTCTCGGCCCACCTCCAGGACATCCTCATCCTCGCCCAGGTCTTCTTCCTGCTGGCCTTCGCCGTGGTCGCCATCTACCGCGTCTACGCCGACACCAGCACCCTGGACTCGATCGAGCCGTCACTCAGCTGGCTCAACCCCTTCGGCGCGGGCGGCGCGGCCCTCACCGGCGGGCTGCTGCTCGGCGTGTTCATGTACTGGGGTTGGGAGTCCGCGGTCAACCTCACCGAGGAGGTGGAGAACTCCGCCACCGCACCGGGCAAGGCGGGCCTCTGGTCGACCGTGATCCTCCTGGTCACCTACCTGTCCGTGGGCTTCGCGGTCGTCGCCTACGCGGGCACCGTCTACCTCGCCGAGAACGCGGCCGAGGAGGAGGCCATCTTCGCGGTCCTCGCCCACGAGGTCATGGGCGGCTGGGACTGGATGGTGCTCCTCGCCGTCTGCACCTCGGCGCTCGCCTCCACCCAGACCACGATCATCCCCGCCTCCCGCACCGCCCTGTCCATGGCCCGCCGGCACGCGCTGCCGCACCGCCTCGCCCACATCCACCCGAGGTTCCGCACCCCGGACGTGAGCACGTGGTGGGTGGCCGCCATCGCCATCGGCTGGTACCTCGTCGTCAACCAGATCAGCGAGAACGCGCTCCTGGACTCGCTCACCGCGCTCTCCCTGCTCATCGCCTTCTACTACGCGCTCACCGGCCTGGCCTGCGCCATCTACTACCGCCGCCATCTCTTCGAGAACCTGCACAACTTCCTGCTGATCGGACTCGGCCCCGTGGTCGGAGCCGGCCTGCTGGCCTGGCTGCTGGTCGAGTCGATCGGCGACATGTCCGACCCGGAGAACTCCGCCAGCGGCGTCTCCTGGTTCGGGCTCGGCCCGCCGCTGGTCATCGGCATCGGCATCGCGCTCGTCGGCGTGGCCGTCATGTGCTTCTGGCGGATCCGGGACGGCAGGTTCTGGCAGGAGCGCCGCGGCGTCGTCGACCCGGAACTCGTCCATGCCGGGAAGCACCGGTCCATCTCCTAG
- a CDS encoding cation:proton antiporter domain-containing protein: MSSVDPLPALLIAVPVVILASQVGAAVCRRFGQPPVVGEIATGILLGPSLLGWLWPQAQHALFPPSVLPYTSVLGQLGLLAFMFLVGLELDLKSLRGHTRVAVAVSQAGMLLPLALGALLALAMYGGFAPEGVGRMPFTLFMAVAMAITAFPVLARILIDRGLYGTPLGALAMACAAVDDVVAWCLLALVVALSTAGSPMEAATTAGLAVAFTLVMLYAVRPLLARWSARADRAGDAAVLVALFSGLSLSALATDLIGVHALFGAFLFGVVTPRTGQRIEASAARLRAFTVPVLLPLFFVHTGLRTDIGGLTASPELWLWTAAILFVAFLGKWGGAAGAARACGRPWREALSIGALMNCRGLTELVVLNVGLELGVIGPQLFTMLVLMALVTTAITSPALTRLRAGKEVGGRAPAQAEPENALSGP; encoded by the coding sequence GTGTCGTCCGTTGACCCGCTGCCCGCCCTGCTGATCGCCGTTCCGGTGGTGATCCTGGCCAGTCAGGTGGGGGCCGCCGTCTGCCGCCGGTTCGGCCAGCCCCCGGTGGTGGGCGAGATCGCCACCGGCATCCTGCTGGGCCCCTCGCTGCTGGGCTGGCTCTGGCCGCAGGCCCAGCACGCGCTGTTCCCGCCGTCCGTGCTCCCGTACACCTCGGTGCTCGGGCAGCTCGGGCTGCTCGCCTTCATGTTCCTGGTCGGGCTGGAGCTGGACCTCAAAAGCCTGCGCGGTCACACCCGGGTCGCGGTGGCGGTGAGCCAGGCGGGCATGCTGCTGCCGCTGGCCCTGGGCGCACTGCTCGCCCTCGCGATGTACGGCGGGTTCGCCCCCGAGGGGGTGGGCCGGATGCCGTTCACCCTGTTCATGGCCGTGGCCATGGCCATCACCGCGTTCCCGGTCCTCGCCCGGATCCTCATCGACCGGGGCCTGTACGGGACTCCGCTCGGCGCCCTCGCCATGGCCTGTGCGGCCGTGGACGACGTCGTCGCGTGGTGCCTGCTGGCCCTGGTGGTGGCCCTCTCCACGGCCGGGTCCCCGATGGAGGCGGCCACCACGGCCGGACTCGCCGTGGCCTTCACGCTGGTGATGCTGTACGCGGTACGGCCGCTGCTGGCCCGCTGGTCGGCCCGCGCCGACCGGGCCGGCGACGCTGCGGTGCTGGTGGCGCTCTTCAGCGGGCTGAGCCTGTCCGCGCTGGCCACCGACCTGATCGGCGTGCACGCGCTGTTCGGGGCGTTCCTGTTCGGGGTGGTCACCCCGCGCACCGGGCAGCGCATCGAGGCCTCGGCGGCCCGGCTGCGCGCGTTCACGGTGCCCGTGCTGCTGCCGCTGTTCTTCGTGCACACGGGGCTGCGCACGGACATCGGGGGCCTGACGGCCTCGCCCGAACTGTGGCTCTGGACGGCCGCGATCCTCTTCGTCGCCTTCCTCGGCAAGTGGGGCGGCGCGGCCGGAGCGGCGCGCGCGTGCGGAAGACCGTGGCGGGAGGCCCTGTCGATCGGCGCCCTGATGAACTGCCGGGGGCTGACCGAGCTGGTGGTGCTCAACGTCGGTCTGGAACTCGGCGTCATCGGGCCGCAGTTGTTCACGATGCTGGTGCTGATGGCCCTGGTGACGACGGCGATCACCAGCCCGGCCCTGACCCGGCTGCGCGCCGGGAAGGAGGTGGGCGGCCGGGCTCCGGCGCAGGCCGAGCCCGAGAACGCCCTCTCCGGGCCCTGA
- a CDS encoding YoaK family protein: MNENREAGRTAGSPLLPPHMPALMVVLTGVTGIVEAASLLALGPAFTAMQTGNVLFLAFGTAGAGRLETLAPGISLAAFIVGVVCGSHLESVTEIRGGRWFVIGLIAEAGLILTAAGIGWGLAPQYGSPAPRHLAATAVLALAMGLRNTTIMRANVPGVPTTLVTRSMTAFLGASAMGRENAYGFGTAGWRLRGLSVLAMFAGGFLGALLLRAGWTVGWLLLPAGVTVLVVGLLYRSQPGLHTDQAPGRERSG, encoded by the coding sequence ATGAACGAGAACCGGGAGGCCGGACGGACGGCCGGTTCGCCGCTGCTCCCGCCGCACATGCCCGCGCTGATGGTCGTACTGACCGGGGTGACCGGGATCGTGGAGGCGGCGAGCCTGCTGGCGCTCGGGCCGGCCTTCACGGCGATGCAGACGGGCAATGTGCTGTTCCTGGCCTTCGGCACGGCCGGGGCGGGGCGGCTGGAGACGCTCGCTCCCGGGATCTCCCTGGCCGCGTTCATCGTCGGGGTGGTCTGCGGGTCGCACCTGGAGTCCGTGACCGAGATCCGCGGCGGGCGCTGGTTCGTCATCGGCCTCATCGCCGAGGCGGGGCTCATCCTGACCGCCGCGGGGATCGGCTGGGGGCTGGCTCCGCAGTACGGATCCCCGGCCCCACGGCATCTGGCGGCGACGGCGGTGCTGGCCCTGGCGATGGGACTGCGCAACACCACGATCATGCGGGCGAACGTGCCGGGCGTACCGACGACGCTGGTCACCCGGTCCATGACCGCCTTCCTGGGAGCTTCGGCCATGGGGCGGGAGAACGCGTACGGGTTCGGGACGGCCGGCTGGAGGCTGCGCGGCCTTTCCGTCCTGGCCATGTTCGCGGGCGGGTTCCTCGGGGCGCTGCTGCTGCGGGCCGGCTGGACCGTGGGCTGGCTGCTGCTGCCGGCCGGCGTGACGGTGCTGGTCGTGGGTCTGCTCTACCGGAGCCAGCCCGGGCTGCACACCGACCAGGCCCCTGGCCGGGAACGATCGGGGTGA